In Actinomyces radicidentis, one genomic interval encodes:
- a CDS encoding IS110 family transposase, whose product MAIVAHARPFVIGVDTHARNHAISILACPTGEIVDEAQFPATAAGLSRAVSWGGRRTGGDAGVLWVIEGTGTYGARLARAASDAGYAVVEAPRMNARANRGIGKSDPLDARRIAAAALPLQDTQLREPRADDGIRAAVKVLLASRDHMSTERTATINALTALLRVVDLGIDARRPLTATQIVTIAAWRTRDENLATATARGEATRLAKRVAALDTELKDITKRITDLVRQSPAGTLLDQPGIGPVTAAVALTAWSHLGRIRSEAAFASLAGVSPIPASSGNTVRHRINRGGDRRLNRALHMAIVTRMRMDPRTRAYVERRTAEGRSLREIRRCLKRYLAREIYRHLNTAARAQLKTT is encoded by the coding sequence ATGGCTATCGTCGCGCATGCCCGCCCGTTCGTCATCGGCGTGGATACCCACGCCCGCAACCACGCCATCTCGATCCTGGCCTGCCCCACCGGTGAGATCGTCGATGAGGCCCAGTTCCCCGCCACCGCAGCGGGTCTGTCACGAGCCGTGTCCTGGGGCGGACGACGCACCGGCGGCGACGCCGGCGTGCTCTGGGTGATCGAGGGCACCGGAACCTACGGGGCACGCCTGGCGCGCGCCGCATCGGATGCTGGATACGCGGTCGTCGAGGCCCCGCGCATGAACGCCCGCGCGAACCGCGGCATCGGCAAGTCCGACCCGTTGGACGCCCGCCGCATCGCCGCCGCAGCGCTCCCGCTCCAGGACACGCAGCTGCGCGAACCGCGCGCTGACGACGGTATCCGCGCCGCCGTCAAGGTGCTGCTGGCATCTCGTGATCACATGAGCACCGAGCGCACCGCGACGATCAACGCGCTCACCGCGCTGCTGCGAGTGGTCGACCTCGGAATCGACGCCCGCCGCCCGCTCACCGCGACGCAGATCGTCACGATCGCGGCATGGAGAACACGCGACGAAAACCTCGCCACCGCTACAGCCCGAGGCGAAGCCACCCGTCTCGCCAAGCGCGTCGCCGCACTCGACACTGAACTCAAGGACATCACCAAGCGGATCACCGATCTCGTCCGCCAGAGCCCTGCAGGCACGCTCCTTGACCAGCCCGGAATCGGGCCGGTCACCGCCGCCGTCGCGTTGACCGCCTGGTCGCATCTGGGTCGCATCAGATCCGAGGCCGCGTTCGCCAGCCTCGCCGGTGTCAGCCCGATCCCCGCGTCCTCGGGCAACACCGTCCGGCACCGCATCAACCGCGGCGGTGACCGACGCCTGAACCGCGCCCTCCACATGGCCATCGTCACCCGCATGCGCATGGACCCCCGCACCCGCGCCTACGTCGAGCGCCGCACCGCCGAAGGACGCAGCCTCCGCGAGATTCGTCGCTGCCTCAAGCGATACCTCGCCCGTGAGATCTACCGACACCTCAACACCGCAGCCCGGGCCCAGCTCAAGACGACTTGA